The genomic stretch CTCCCAGGTTGTGGCTCCCACAACCACGTGATCGGCGCCGCCGGACCGCAGGCGGTCCAAGAAAGAGCTGAAATCGTAGGTGTCCTCACCGTAGCGTTCCACCCCCGCAATACCGAGCCCGTAGTGGGTGCAGACCCTGCGAAACACCTCTTCCACCTCGTCCCCGAAGACGCCTCCCGGCCAAAGCAAGGCCATCCTTGGGTTCTCTGCGGGATTCTTCCTCAGTAGGTATTCAATGGCAAGTGTGACCTGATCTCCGTAAGGCATTCCAAGAAAAAAGATATTCTTCCTGAAAGGAGAAAAGAGTGATCTTGAAATAGCAACGTTGACCAGGGCCGGCACATCATCTCCCAGGACTCCACGCTCTAAAAGGGTTCGGGTTGTCTCCACACCCGAAGTGGAGGCGAGGGAAAAGACCAGTTTCCCCTTAACCATTTCCCGGACCCGGCCCGCAGCATCCTCTGAGCCCTCTCCATCGTCCTGCACCATCAGAGTGACGGTTCTTCCGTGAACTCCACCGATTTCGTTCACGTAGTTGAAACAGGCCTGGAGCCCCTCCAGGAGGTTCCTCCCCGCCCGAGAAGAAGGCCCTGAAAGAGAGCAGACAACGCCCATGCGAACCTCACTCTCGGTTACACCCGGCTCCG from Deltaproteobacteria bacterium encodes the following:
- a CDS encoding ABC transporter substrate-binding protein, whose product is MGVVCSLSGPSSRAGRNLLEGLQACFNYVNEIGGVHGRTVTLMVQDDGEGSEDAAGRVREMVKGKLVFSLASTSGVETTRTLLERGVLGDDVPALVNVAISRSLFSPFRKNIFFLGMPYGDQVTLAIEYLLRKNPAENPRMALLWPGGVFGDEVEEVFRRVCTHYGLGIAGVERYGEDTYDFSSFLDRLRSGGADHVVVGATTWEVTRIMRGSLRMGWSPGFIGLSSTVDPGILSEAGEGADGYIAVDYLARPWERLPGVTLMIGNTEKYYPKKETESLHRCYIVGYVSGLLLCEALERAGRDLTREGFIKSLETVEDFNTHGLAGIIGYGEGSRRSHSRGRVMRFDSASGRFSLLTDWSQPMLKPWQ